Proteins encoded in a region of the bacterium genome:
- a CDS encoding bifunctional riboflavin kinase/FAD synthetase: MQLIKDINKLMKLPSSVTIGTFDGVHVGHRKIISQLKGYNKNLRNVVVTFEPHPQTVLHPTRPEIYILTTLEEKAAIFESLGVDVLFVVKFDEQMASKTGEEFVKEILINAIGMKHCVIGHDHAFGKNRSGNYQTLMELSKSLEFTVDRVEAFEQSDIIVNSTTIRKFLSGGDVNRAADLLGKYYTMSGLVIRGDGRGRTIGIPTANLQIDHPKKLIPRNGVYATRLILNEKKFPAVTNIGTRPTYNGQSVSIETHILNFDKDIYDRPIQLEFSNRIRDEKKFASPDELVAAIRLDIDVAIKQGLTNI, encoded by the coding sequence ATGCAACTCATTAAAGATATAAATAAGTTAATGAAATTGCCGTCGTCCGTGACAATCGGAACGTTTGACGGAGTTCATGTTGGACACAGAAAGATTATTTCCCAATTAAAGGGTTACAATAAAAACTTACGCAATGTCGTGGTGACGTTTGAACCTCATCCTCAAACAGTGCTGCATCCGACCCGTCCTGAAATTTACATTCTGACGACATTGGAAGAAAAAGCGGCAATCTTTGAGTCGCTAGGCGTCGATGTGCTTTTTGTTGTAAAATTTGATGAACAAATGGCATCAAAAACCGGTGAAGAATTTGTTAAAGAAATTTTAATTAATGCCATTGGAATGAAACATTGCGTCATCGGTCACGATCATGCTTTTGGAAAGAATCGAAGTGGGAATTATCAAACACTCATGGAATTATCCAAATCGCTTGAATTTACGGTTGATAGAGTTGAGGCATTTGAACAGTCGGATATTATCGTCAATAGTACAACGATCCGAAAGTTCTTATCGGGAGGTGATGTAAACCGAGCGGCCGACTTATTGGGTAAGTATTATACAATGTCGGGTCTTGTTATTCGCGGGGACGGCCGGGGACGGACCATTGGTATCCCTACAGCAAATTTACAAATTGACCATCCAAAAAAATTGATACCGCGAAATGGTGTGTATGCGACACGTCTGATTCTCAATGAAAAAAAGTTTCCTGCCGTAACCAACATCGGTACTCGACCGACTTACAACGGCCAGTCGGTTTCGATTGAGACGCATATTTTGAATTTTGATAAAGATATTTACGATCGGCCGATTCAATTGGAGTTCAGCAACCGTATCCGTGATGAGAAAAAATTTGCTTCCCCGGATGAACTGGTTGCGGCTATTCGATTGGACATCGATGTTGCTATAAAACAAGGGCTTACAAATATTTGA
- the rpsO gene encoding 30S ribosomal protein S15, translating to MAVTKEMKIEQIKKYGGSTNNTGATEVQIALLTTHINELTKHLQTHAKDHSSRRSLLKLVGQRKRLLTYLTKKDIEKYRSLINELGIRK from the coding sequence ATGGCAGTGACAAAAGAAATGAAAATTGAGCAAATCAAAAAATACGGAGGCTCAACCAACAATACCGGAGCTACGGAAGTTCAGATTGCTTTGCTCACAACTCACATTAATGAATTGACTAAACATTTGCAGACGCATGCAAAAGACCATAGTTCGCGGCGATCGCTATTGAAGCTCGTCGGGCAGCGCAAGAGGCTGCTGACGTATTTAACGAAGAAAGATATTGAAAAATATCGCTCGTTAATCAACGAACTCGGTATTAGAAAATAA